AACTAATATAGATATCTGAACCTGAACGAATACAGATATCTGTTTAACATAGCGATACAAGTTAATTACGGACATAGAAATCGAAAGCTACACAGTTAACGTGACAATATGCAATATTTCTTTTCACTTCCACTTTCTGCTAGTGTCGACAGTTTCTTTTTATATATCGAACGATCCGTGAATAATCTTGGAACGAGTGGGGCTGTCCGCAAGATTTATTGAACGAATACGAAGGCGTTACGTTGTTTTAGCGGGGTGGAAAGATATCACGAAAAGGGGATGAATTCTGCGCAGACAAGGCAGCACGGAATCGACGGGCGTTGtgaattatatgtattttacgGATatcgtttcatttattttatgagAGGCTgacaaaatatgcaatatatctaagacagaatttaaaaaaaaaattgtcaattatatttttaagaaactttataaactatatttttaagaaactttataaactatatttttaagaaactttatgagttatatttttaaaaaatcttgtaaattatattttgcgaatattatttcatttatttgaatttattagGAAATGTATTAAAGACATTAATCTCTGAATAAGTTCTAttgtttattgtaaaatatttgaacgcTGTAACAAAATTACGAGGGAAACGTTTCATAGATATAGAGGCTTGCAAGTGACAATTACCAGGCTATTAATAAGATCGAGGTCCATCTTTTCTGCCGTACGTGACCGTTTATTGTCCCTCTCCCTTTTTCTACCCAGAGGTCAGAATATAATCTCCGAACGGAGGAGGCTACAAGATTTATGAAACCAATCGAAAGGTGGAACATCTCTTGTACCTCAACTAAAGGTATAGCAGTATCAAATAGAAATACGATAAAAGGAGATTGTGGAATTCGAAAAGATAGCGAACAAAAGAGAGCAGGGGAATAAGAACGAGAGGGAAAGAGCTGAAAAGAGTTTGCTCCGCAAACGATCGTTTCAAAGCTATAAATGTGAGGAAACTCAGTAGAGATTATAAAGgtattaataaaaaagatattttaacatcattttaagctgaaaagaaaattgtgtaacctttcaaaaatttaaaaatctatcgacatatgattaatagaaaaataaactgtttattataaatatgttaaattCTACGTACAGaattaatcaataaataatagaGCTAATCGgaattttattgaatataaatGTTCTTTAACTATTTCGAACATAttcgaattattaattaataaaagaattgtCTGACAGGGATAAGCgggttaaaaatgaatgaaggtATTTTTCAACACGATGTTACGCTAGTTGTAGACATAAAAATGTACGAGAAAAGTAAGTCATAAATTATGGAAGATAAATGAACGGAATGTTGACGCACCATTCATCACTTTCCGCTGCTCTGCGTTGCGATGCATAAAATGTTTCAATACGCTCTACATTCCTATTCACATTTTATCGAATTTAAATTAGCCTTTGAGATTAAATACCTGCAATTATATCGTTCGGTAGACAATAAGTTATCTCGTATAAATCGTCATTCTTTTCGTATGAAACGTTTGATAAGATCGGATTAATTCATCAGGTTTACTTTTACCGTCTCTGTTTCATCTGTTCAAGACTTTCATTTTCATCTAATCAATTCATctgttcaaaatttcaaatttctgactGTAAAGTCTtcagatatttaataattattgttaacaaataaaaaatattcaagaaccatccatttatttcgatacTAATGAAACTGTTTCATGTTTCTATTAAAGAGTTTAACCTTTTCGACCTCTGAATTCAAATGCTGATTGTGACGGAAAAACAGGTCAATAAGTAGAACCGTGATTCGAAATAATGGTGGAAAACcacgtaataaatatttataagtaaaATTGCATGAGCTTGGAACGATAAAAGCCCGCAATGCGGAGGCACTGATTTGACGCAATGGAAACAAGGACGAAAAAAGTCTATCAATAAATACGGTATGTAGGACGGTGGGCCATCAGAAAGTACAGCAATGAAACGAAAGTGAAAAATGGAGCAATGGGATGCACAAAATAGGTGGCTGCGTagtaaaatacgaaaataggaAGCTTAAAGGCCGTCTTGCGCATGCCAAATGATATATTACGTTCCGTACGTATTTTCGAGCAACCACGGCCTGTCTTAAAGTAGCATCAACAAGCTCTTTGGAGGTAAAAGTAAAAAAACGCATTGTGAAGATTAGGTCATCAAGTAACCTCATCTGAACGAAGTATTGCTTTTAACTTCATTCCTTTTGTATTCTTAAACAGGAGCACTGAGATGCAATAAGAGTAGACTCTAAGACTAATgtgtaatttttatgaaattatattattaaattggaTAAGTTCTAGTCTGTAAGTACTTCTTTTAGCAAAGGTTAACTGTGGACGTCGAAAATTATTTTGGAGAAAATTAAGTTAATTGGAACTcatgttcaaatttttgaatcttcaaattcatcaattttcagGGTGCTGAAGCTTCAAACTGAAGAGGTCTAAGATATAGTTAGTTTAGAAAGTAAAGACTTAGATGTAAACTAAGTGATATGTGTCAAATGTAggaaaatgtaggaatataagaatgtaCTGAAATGTGGACGGCTACAAAGGTGATGCGATATTACATGGATGAATTAAAAAGAATGTTCACATTCTTCAAATACTCAAGTCATACTCAAGCAAATTCACAgacttccaaatacctaaatagctAAGTCTGTCGTGGAAATTTTTGACGATAGTACTTTTTAACCCCTTGTACCTAGCGAAAAGATAGCTTAGCCATATGCGTGTAAATAATATCGCCTTGTATGAGTCCCTTAGTATGATTCCCTAGTAAATCAAGTCTCCTGTCAGAATtcgtataatttaatattacactTAATATTGTATACTtaagagaaaaaataaaatatttcaattttgcagACATTGTACCTTCTAATCAATATGTTTCAGCTCTCTTCCACAAGGTCGTCACGTCTAAATTCGCGCGTGCTACTCGATATATCCCCGACGGTAGAAGATGGAAAGGGAAGCAAGAAACAGCGAGAAGAAACGGGGGTTGCGAGGGAGGAAAGAGAATCAGAGCAGCCTGTGGGACGCCGAGCCGCCAAAGAGTCTGGCAACGAGAGCAAACGGGCGCCACGACGTCGCCTACTTTTCTCTCGGTGCAATATATGCATACGTTGAACACGTATAATCGCTTGCACATACGCGTGCAAGCGGAACAGAGGAAACTGGGCAAGGGAAACGAGAAAGAGACGCAACGTGGTCAGATGCGTTCCCCACGAATGTGGCCAAACGCCTCAGCTACGAGGTCACCATGTCGCAACATTTCCAACGCTATTTTTCGCTCATTTCTCATCCTCGTTGATCTTTCGGTTATCGAGCAACGTCTCTTGCAACTTAACCCCTTGTTTTACAATCTCGAATACTACTGGTTAGGTTACACTTCGAACGTGACAAACCTGGGCCATATTTGTGACACCTTGATATTTTATGGACTTATACCTATGGAGCGTATTTTAAACCTTCGTTTAAAtcggatttttaattttggaattattcTCGAACTGCCAGGGGAtattaataggaataataattaattacagaaaGTAGGAGTATTATATCATTAATTGAATAAGACACGACCGCAACATAATTTAAGTTTATATATCTTGTGTACAGTGATACTCTTGTGctattagatatttgaaaaggCTTGGTATTTCATCGATTTAATTTAAGGAACAAGtacgaataatttttataataatttaataataattttaagcttgaaatgttaagataatattattttaaggtTACGAATAATATTACCACGTCACGGGGCTGAAAAACATTTGCACAGTGTAAGATGTACGTGCCACAAGAGTAAGCAAAGTTCTATATCTACAACCGGATAACGCGACGTAAAAActctttaattaaaaaagataCGAGAAAGAAGCATCTCCGTGTTGATAGAAGtataaaagtagcataaaatATGTCTGTGTTTATAAGTTGCATGAACTTTCTGCAACACCTAATAGATAAACGTCACGTCCCGGTATAAATGAAGCTCTTTGATCTGACTCTTTCCATTCATCGAACATGTTTAAAACGAAGTACAGTCCGGAGGAAATCTGACCTGAGGAAAATGAGTGAGTGTGAAGATTCGTTTTAGGGGTCTTTCAGTTTCAAAGTCATAATTTACTACTAGGTAGTACTACAATTTAATTTACCACAATAGCTAGTACTGCAATTTGCTTTATAATCGATTATCCGTATTCTCGATATGTCACTACATATTTTTCTCCGAAACTGAAATACATAAAAACCATGTTGAGCCGTAGAAAATTATGGCTGTTTGTTGGTAGTAAAAATCCATCGAATCACCTTTGTTTTCTTGTTGCTGCATGGACGCCTGCCAatgttgttattcaaaacatgaTAAAGTGCTGTACGGTGCATTGTCGTgttcacaaaataaaatataaaacattggTGAGACAAAACAATAATTCGCTTTTTGTCGACGAAAACGGACACGTACCGGCTGTCGACGTCAACGAACATGTTAAATTCTGCACTCTGTGTTCGAGTTCATTGCATGCAATGAAATCGCAACAAAGAAAGTCGAAAGGGTGGCAAAATGTTTATGCCTGCGGTAAAAAGTGCTGCGACGTGTTAAACGTTGTAAGATAGCCGATGCGGAGATGTTATTCTACACACGTCATGGCGAAGAAGAATAGCTAAATCACGAGGATGGATAGATAAAGGGACAGGAACGTGTACTGCGTACTATTTGGTATCGCATCTGCAACTTTCGATTCAaacattgtaattatcgttgcaAATACATCTCTATATTCGAGTACacttaattttcaaactcacaaatttgttaattcttgAACTTATAAATTATTCAGGTAAGACCAAATTTTCTGGTTCTCATGTttctaaattggcaaatttcgaaatttttatatttttaatttttcacagtTGCTTCAGGGACCACTAGGTGTGAGACACCGtgtatgttcacatatgcatacatacgcATGTATGTATACAATTATTGTTACAGGCAATTCAgactattataattttcaatacgaatgaaattcttaaaattcttacaaaGAGATGTTAATTTACGAAAGAGTATATGAACATGTACAGTTGGAATATacttacaatataaaatgtgtttatgttatattatgcaaataaataaatactttgcTTTAATTCGTtataatgattattattatcgtt
Above is a window of Megachile rotundata isolate GNS110a chromosome 1, iyMegRotu1, whole genome shotgun sequence DNA encoding:
- the Ipk2 gene encoding inositol phosphate kinase 2 isoform X2, whose translation is MTTVDSQADKALCHVDKLANIEVAEIPSDRGLPAGISPLESRVSGHTFDDERQTIGMLRGSDGRVFKPVVKPLLGKREITFYENLQVSQDPVMLQLKNYVPKYYGTTDLQVFGRQITFLMLKDITDGMAEPCVMDIKIGRRTWDPLATPEKRATEELKYAESKRTYGFCITGFQTYCASSGQLRKFGKHYGKTLDAKGVVEALFHKVVTSKFARATRYIPDGRRWKGKQETARRNGGCEGGKRIRAACGTPSRQRVWQREQTGATTSPTFLSVQYMHTLNTYNRLHIRVQAEQRKLGKGNEKETQRGQMRSPRMWPNASATRSPCRNISNAIFRSFLILVDLSVIEQRLLQLNPLFYNLEYYWLGYTSNVTNLGHICDTLIFYGLIPMERILNLRLNRIFNFGIILELPGDINRNNN